In the genome of Haloarcula sp. DT43, the window CGGTAGCCGCCGCATTCAAGAAGTCGTCTACCGAAGCTACGTCTTGCAGGGCGTTGGTACTGCTGGACACAGTTTCCAAACCCTGCGGCCTCCCTTGGGAGGCTTTCTATGACACGCTCAACGGAAAAAAAGTAATCGTAATGCGAATTGAATCGACCGCTGGAAACGAACACAAAGTCTGGCTCACGGACAGTGAGATCGAGGACCTCCGCCGAGCCACCAACAGCCAACGCGACGACATCATCATTCAACTCGGGGCGTTCGTCGGCCTGCGGGCATTCGAGATCCCACAGGTCCGCCCTGCCGATGTGAAAGAAACCGAGAGCGGCCAGTACCGGCTGCGTGTGCAGGCCGGGAAGGACACCAGCGGGAACGGTGGGAAGCCTCGCGACGCCTACCTCCCAGACAACGTCGAGCGCGATCTCCAGCGCTTCCAGAACGAACACAACATCGCACCCAAGGACCCCTACATCGACCTGTCGCAACCGGGCGTCCGGGCCGTGGTTCGGCGGACAGCTACGCGGGCAGCTGAGGCGACTGGCGACGAAGACTTCGAGAAGGTGAGTACGCACGACCTTCGCCGCCGCTTCGCCCAGCGGCTGCTGGTCGACGAACAGATGAACCCACGCGTAGTCATGGCCGTTGGCGGGTGGGATAGCTTCGCCGCGATAGAACCCTACCTGAACGCGCCCAGCGAAGACGTGATTGACGAGGCGTTTGCGGGAGCTGACCTCTGACTCAAGGAAGATTACGGTGCAACAGCGCCGGTATTCTCGTTCGATCCAGGAAATGGAATATCGATTTCGAGACCATCATACGCTAGCAGTGGCTTCTTCGCCTGGCCCGACCCGCCGGGTTCAAACTCAATAACGCCGATATCTTCCAGTTCGGAGAGGTTCCGGTGGACCTGCTTGTAATCACGGTCGACCAGGTCAGCAGCCTCGCGGATGCTCGCTGGTTCATGCTCGGATATCGCCTCCAACAACTCCAGATTCTTCGGACTGAGCAGTCGGCTAAGTTCTGTGTACGAGTCGAAGTTCAGCACCGGCTGTGCCTCATCAAGATCTGCACCGTCCTGGGCGGCCTTGATTCGGTTACGAGTGCGCTGCTTGAGATGCTCGCTATTTCCGACGGTGACTTTGAGTGTGGCCATGGTGTATCCCTCCTGGTTGCGTCCTACGATGACCAGTTCCACGAGACAGGCGATAGCTCGTTGGCCTCCGCCTTGAAGCGGTCGTAGAGCGTGAGCATCCCTGGAAACTCGATGTATTCAACATCGTCATTGATGTGGCGCTCGTGCCCTTGTGTCCGTTCGTGAGCGTTGTCGTATCGGAGGATCGTGTCTCCGCCGACCTCTCCAAGATGGAGACTGTAATCCCATCCACACGGGTATTGCTCATCGTCCGTCTGTCGGATGGTCACAGCAACGACGTAACCGTCTTTGACATCCCTCCAGTCTTCGATGGTAGTGTAGGACGCCATCCGCTACCCTATGTTATTGCCTCCATAGCCATAAGCCTATGGACCATACCACACAGTACTCATGTCTTGTCTGGAATTCCGCGCGCGCGAAAAATTATGGCCAGACGCCGCGAAATCGGCGCGAGGACCTGTTTCCGTCGGTCCGACCCCCTGGGTTCGTCTTCAAGGTTTGATAGGTTTCAGCGAAGCACTGACTCGGGTTGGACTAGTCCCACAGCGCTGGAGTCGGCAGGGTCGGACGTTGGTATGAAGCCGACGGAGGTGCCGGCCGTCAGATCATCTCCGATTACCACCGGTCCACTACTGGCTTCCAGAATGGGGCACGAAATCCCAGTTCCTGTGGGTCGTGTACCTCTGGTATGATCACATCATTCGCGGGGGGTTGACTCGAGACGCCTCGACAGCACCCATCAACTCATCTGCTGACTCTTTCACTGGCATGATCCCTATTGGATATCGTGTCTGCAGTCTCTAGGTTCGTCCGTCAATCGTAGTATTGAGACATGAGTTAGTCACCGCTATCACAAGCACGCCCCGACCAGACTGGAGCCACTCAATTGGGGTAACAGGGGGTCCCCCCTTCCGTTCCTGTTCCAGATACGCGCGCGCACCGAACGGACATTTTTGTCCGTGCCAGAGTGAAAGTGGTCCAGCAGCGGCACTCACCCCCAATTGCCGTCCATAATCTCGCCGGGACTATCGGGTGTCAATCACGGGACTGCCAACGGTCAGGCGAAAAATCAGCTGGTGCCATTACTCGGCGACCAGGGCGGCAAACGCATCGTCGCAATGATCGGTCGTCGAGTCCTGTATGGTCGGCAGCTGCTCACGCATCTCCTCGAGTGTGAGGCGATCTTCGTCGGCCTTAGTGTCGGACTCTGTCTCGTGGAAGACAGCCTTGACTGGTTCGTCGACGTCAGGGCGGTGAACCAGCGGCGTCCCGTCTCGATCTGCGTCGACGGCGGCGCCGTTCGCAATAGCGCCCTGCGTCGAACAGTTCCGACAGGCATGGACTTCGGTTTCTTCGTTTCCGAACACACGGGCGTACTGTGCGTCGACGTGGGCTCCGCAGTTCTGGCAGGTCACGGCCGATACCATGGGTCAGCGTGAGATGGGATCGCTAGTAAAACACGAGCCCATTGTGACACCTGTCAGTGTAGTGGTGTCAAAATGGGCTATGTTTTTACGCTGGATTCCACCGAACGGCAAGAGTGTAGCCATCAACTGACGATGGCGGTGACAGACACATGCCAAATATCAACAAGCTCTCCGTCCGCGGCGGTTCTGGTATGGTGACGATTCCGAAAGACGAACTCGAGATGTGTGGCCTGCTGGCTGAGGATGGGACCCCAGATACCGACGTTCAGTTGCTCGTGAAGATGGAACGCCCTGGTGAGTGGCGGATTTCTGTCCTCGACGAGTCCTGTGTCGACGATTCGTGGTACACTGGCGACACCCCCGAGACCGGTGTCCAGGTCGGCGCTGGTGGCGGGAAACAGTAGTAGTGAAGGACAGTCAAGAACGCACCACCCATCGGGAATCACCACCGAAGGAGCATCAAGCGTCTATACAGCAGAACACCTATCCACGGCCCTGGTGTGATATCTTCGAGTTTGCGATGAGATCTCAAAGTGTCCATACGCCAACAACCCTATAGTACAATCTCGGCTTGGTCGTACAGGTGGTTTTCTACCCGTTCAAGCACTATCGGTAATCACTCTCCAGTTGTGGTTACACGGGACGACAGAGGCAGTTCTACAGTCAGACAGTATGTAGCGATGACCAGTCCCGTCAGTGATTGCCTGCTCACTTCATAGATTCCTGCCCATGGATCAAGAACGAATCCGTTGGCTCGCAACACGAGGCCGAACCAAGCCAGCAGCGGCGTTGCAATTACGAGGAAAGAGAAAACAGCGGTACGAGTCGAGCGTTTCAACACATTTCCGGGGAAGATACCTATTTTGTCATTCCACAGTCTTACGATTGACATCGATATTTTCTCTCCGACCGCATCGACTTTCTTAGAGTACGGTACCCACGTTGATTTGACGATAATGGGCCATTCGTAGGAATCTCAGGTCGAAACCACCCTTCCAGTTCCGCGCTGTATCAGCTATGAGCCTGAATTTTGATCCGTGGAAATTTCGAAACCTGACACACTGCTCCCGTCTCCTACAATGACATGGTTACCGGTCGCAGCGATATTCTCTATGCTATTCTCTGCGAGTAGCTGTTCAGACAGGATGCTACCGTCCTCGATATCTACCGCAATTAGTGTTCCATCATCTAGTGGTATCCAAGCACTCCCACGGTGAACGGCAAACCTGCCTGCTGGCTCTGTTGAGAGACTAAGGCTCCACTCTGACTCTTCAGTATCCGTATTAATCCGAACAAAGTCGAGGTCGGTAAGCACATACACTGAGTTGTCTCCATCGTAGATGCTGCTCTCCACTGTGGATAGTCGGTCAAGCGACCAGTCGCTCCCACCTGACGAAAGCGACATCGCCTCAAACCCGGCGAAGATAGTATAATACAACCAATCACCATCGGCGGATATGTGGATATCCGTAGGTGGATAATTCGAGATCTGTTCAAACCCTTCACCAGTGTCTGTATCAACAGTATACAGGTTGCTCGTTGTTCCGATATAGGCGACTTCCTCAACAGATTCAACGTCAATAATCGGATCTGTAATCGACTCAGAGATGGTCCACTCAACAGACCCATCCTCTGCATTCACACCTCGAAGAACAGTGGCATGATAATCAGATGTGCATACCACAATCCCGCCCGATGTGACTGTCTGGGGGATGAGTAAGGCATCATCAACAGTCTGTGAAAATTCCACGTCTCCGGTTGCCCGACTGAGTTTGTGCAGGGCTTGGCCCGTATTGGCAAACACATACTCTGAATCAAACGCTATCCCCGGTATGTAATCTTCATTCGCCTCTTCGTCGCTCGTGTAGCTCCACTCCGAATCTCCTGTTGCAGGGTTTATCTGGTCAATCGATGTGGGATTACTAACGTACACTTCTCCTTCAGCAGTGGTTATTCGACTCTCAATAGCAGCAATTTCGTCTCGAGACCATTGCAAGGATAGGTCGGTCGCCCCCGAGGTATCTCCTTCCTCTTCTGTCTCGGTTTCACTCTCTGGCGTGGAAGTGTCCGTCTCTGTTTCTACAGATTGGCCAGTTCCGGTCGGTCTGTTTTCATTCGATGCCGCAAGTCGAAGACACCCGCTACTCAGAAGAACAGTACCTATAGTTACAAGGGCAGACCGTCTAGTAGCCATATTGTAGCTTTCAAATTCCCATTATTATATACTTTTGACTATACCGGCCTTGTTGAAACCTTCAAACGGTGATCGGTTTCAGGCAGCATGCTGCATACACAGCGCGAATCTTGCAAGGTCGCTGATCGCGGATGGAGCGGTAGATAGACCCGCATCTTTACCTCTCGTGGTGGCAAAACCGAGATCATCGTCCCACACCGACGGTGGATGCGTCTTTTTGGAAATTCGTGCAGTATCGTGTCGAGTTCGCTTTCGAGCTAGACGTCCCCTGAATTACGGGGACTCGGGCACGATTCCACAACTCCTCGACCCACTACGATCACTACGGAACGACGAACGCTTCCTCGAGCTCCATGTACGGGTGCCCGTACCCGCAGTATTCGAGGCAACTGACCGTGTAGTCACCCCGCTGGGACGCCCGTATGCCGGTGACTGTTGGTTGGGTGGCGAATCGTGGGAGTGGGATTGGGTGAAGCATCATCCCGCCGCCCATAGGCCCTCGCATGTGATTCCATCCCGAGGGCATCACCGCGAGGCTGTGATTCGGATATTGCTCGTTGGCTTCCTCGAGTGCGTCGTGCATCGAACCCGAGGGTGGCGATGGGATGCGGGCTTCGTTCCGCTCTTCGAGTTCCTCGTGGTCTGGCACCGCGTCCTCTACCGCTTGAGGCAGCTGTGAGATCGCGTCTCCGGCGCTGGTATTGAAGCCGACCAGTCGAACGCTCGTGTCCGGATCGAGGACCAGTTGTTCGTGTTCGGTTCCGTCCTCGTCAAGGAGGACGAACCCCCAATGGTAAGCGCCGAGGTAGACCGACCGGTCCGGGGCGCCACCTCCCCCCGGGAAGCCCGTCCCGACACAGCCAGCTGTGCCGATTAGGCCGGCGCTTGCTGCGAGAATCGACAGGAACTGTCGGCGTGGCACCTGAGTCATCACGTCCGCCTGTCACTCCCCGTCGAGTTTCGATCGGCGCTGTTCGTACTCCTCTTCGGATATGTCGCCCCGAGCGTACGCGATTCGGAGTTCCTCGAGGGCGGGGTCAGCGGTTAGTCCACCGCCTCCCGACAACCACCGGTAGACGAGGTAGCCGCCGCCGATGAGGATGACCAGCCAGAATAGCATCATGCCGAAGCCCCAGGTCCAGGAGCCACCGTACATACCATATCCCCCCATCATCCCGCCGCCCCACATCCCCATGAGCGGGAACGCCAACACCATCATCAGCATCGGCCCGAGGACGAGGATGGCGAGGACGACGAGTATGAGCTTGACCGTGCCGTCAGTCGTGCGTAGATTAGACATTATTATTATTGAATCGTTTGTATTTCTGCGTCTATAAGCCTATGCAATGGGGAAGCGACCTCAATCACGGGTCGATCGGTTCTGGCGTCGTCAAACTTCGCTGTGGGTCTCTTCTTCGTGGTGGCCCTCTTCAGTGCTGGTACTCTACTCGTGGTGGCCGTCTTCTTCGGTGTGGGTCTCTTCTTCGTGGTGGCCTTCCTCAGTGGTGGTCCCTTCTTCGTGATGGCCCTCTTCTTCCTCGTGATGCCCCGCTTCAGTAGTGGTGCCTTCCTCGTGATGACTCTCTTCCTCTGCGTGGTGGCCCTCTTCCGTACTGCCGCCGTCTTCGTGGTTGCCCCCGCTCAGTATCTCTCGGCACATCCCGTTGAGTTCTTCGAGCTTCGCGTGGACTTCTTCGGGCTTGTCTTCCGGCATCGTCTGGAGCGCCGGCTGGTCCTCGAGGTGTGGCTCCCCGACGATGACGGTAGCGATCATCCCGAACGACTCGTGGGGCGTACAGAGGTAGTGGTAGACGCCCTCGGTCTCGAACGTGTGCTCGAACGTCTCGCCTTCTTCGGACAGCGTCCCGCTGTCCCAGGCTTCGGTCCCCTCTGGCACGAGTCGCGGCTGGTCGTTGCCCGGGTGATACGCGGTCGCGGTGTGCGTCCCGCTCTCGAGCACCCACGTGACCGTTCCGCCGGGCTCGACCCACGTGACGTGCGGGTTGAAGTGGTACTCGGTCGAGTCTCCGGTTCGGGCCGTGTTGACCGCCACTTCGCGGGCGGCCTTGGGTTCGCTCACCGTGTCGTGGCCGTGGGCCTCGTCCCCGTGGCCGGCGTGGCTGTCCCCGCCAGACTCACCGCTCTCTGCGGAAGAGGAGCCGCCGATTTGCTGTTGGTTCGAGCTGCCAGGAGCGGCGGTACACCCGGCCAGTCCAGCAGCGGCCAGACCGGCGGTTCCTGCGATCAGTTTCCGTCGAGTGAGTCGTGGTTCGGTCATAGTTCAGGTCACCGTACAGTTCGAGATACGAGAGGCAGGGAAATAGGGGGGAAGCCTGTTTTGCACGCCACGCAAAACGGTCCTTGTTTTAAGTAGGTTCGAAGAAGTACACGTAGTGCGGGGAACAGCCGTGTCAACCGACGACCACGCCGACGACCTCCTGGAACTGCTGGGCCAAGAGCGCGTCCGGCAGATCCTGGCCGCGACGAGCCGCGACCCCAAGTCGGCCAAGGAACTCGCCGAGGCGTGTGACGTCGCCCTCTCGACGATCTATCGCCGGGTCGAGACCATGATCGAGAGCGACCTGCTGGTCGAACGGACACGGATCGAGTCGGACGGCAGTCATCACAGCGTCTACGAGGCGA includes:
- a CDS encoding site-specific integrase — its product is MRIESTAGNEHKVWLTDSEIEDLRRATNSQRDDIIIQLGAFVGLRAFEIPQVRPADVKETESGQYRLRVQAGKDTSGNGGKPRDAYLPDNVERDLQRFQNEHNIAPKDPYIDLSQPGVRAVVRRTATRAAEATGDEDFEKVSTHDLRRRFAQRLLVDEQMNPRVVMAVGGWDSFAAIEPYLNAPSEDVIDEAFAGADL
- a CDS encoding HVO_A0114 family putative DNA-binding protein, whose translation is MATLKVTVGNSEHLKQRTRNRIKAAQDGADLDEAQPVLNFDSYTELSRLLSPKNLELLEAISEHEPASIREAADLVDRDYKQVHRNLSELEDIGVIEFEPGGSGQAKKPLLAYDGLEIDIPFPGSNENTGAVAP
- a CDS encoding toxin-antitoxin system TumE family protein; the encoded protein is MASYTTIEDWRDVKDGYVVAVTIRQTDDEQYPCGWDYSLHLGEVGGDTILRYDNAHERTQGHERHINDDVEYIEFPGMLTLYDRFKAEANELSPVSWNWSS
- a CDS encoding DUF7563 family protein — its product is MVSAVTCQNCGAHVDAQYARVFGNEETEVHACRNCSTQGAIANGAAVDADRDGTPLVHRPDVDEPVKAVFHETESDTKADEDRLTLEEMREQLPTIQDSTTDHCDDAFAALVAE
- a CDS encoding outer membrane protein assembly factor BamB family protein — its product is MATRRSALVTIGTVLLSSGCLRLAASNENRPTGTGQSVETETDTSTPESETETEEEGDTSGATDLSLQWSRDEIAAIESRITTAEGEVYVSNPTSIDQINPATGDSEWSYTSDEEANEDYIPGIAFDSEYVFANTGQALHKLSRATGDVEFSQTVDDALLIPQTVTSGGIVVCTSDYHATVLRGVNAEDGSVEWTISESITDPIIDVESVEEVAYIGTTSNLYTVDTDTGEGFEQISNYPPTDIHISADGDWLYYTIFAGFEAMSLSSGGSDWSLDRLSTVESSIYDGDNSVYVLTDLDFVRINTDTEESEWSLSLSTEPAGRFAVHRGSAWIPLDDGTLIAVDIEDGSILSEQLLAENSIENIAATGNHVIVGDGSSVSGFEISTDQNSGS
- a CDS encoding cupredoxin domain-containing protein, translated to MTQVPRRQFLSILAASAGLIGTAGCVGTGFPGGGGAPDRSVYLGAYHWGFVLLDEDGTEHEQLVLDPDTSVRLVGFNTSAGDAISQLPQAVEDAVPDHEELEERNEARIPSPPSGSMHDALEEANEQYPNHSLAVMPSGWNHMRGPMGGGMMLHPIPLPRFATQPTVTGIRASQRGDYTVSCLEYCGYGHPYMELEEAFVVP
- a CDS encoding SHOCT domain-containing protein, which encodes MSNLRTTDGTVKLILVVLAILVLGPMLMMVLAFPLMGMWGGGMMGGYGMYGGSWTWGFGMMLFWLVILIGGGYLVYRWLSGGGGLTADPALEELRIAYARGDISEEEYEQRRSKLDGE
- a CDS encoding cupredoxin domain-containing protein; translation: MTEPRLTRRKLIAGTAGLAAAGLAGCTAAPGSSNQQQIGGSSSAESGESGGDSHAGHGDEAHGHDTVSEPKAAREVAVNTARTGDSTEYHFNPHVTWVEPGGTVTWVLESGTHTATAYHPGNDQPRLVPEGTEAWDSGTLSEEGETFEHTFETEGVYHYLCTPHESFGMIATVIVGEPHLEDQPALQTMPEDKPEEVHAKLEELNGMCREILSGGNHEDGGSTEEGHHAEEESHHEEGTTTEAGHHEEEEGHHEEGTTTEEGHHEEETHTEEDGHHE
- a CDS encoding ArsR/SmtB family transcription factor: MSTDDHADDLLELLGQERVRQILAATSRDPKSAKELAEACDVALSTIYRRVETMIESDLLVERTRIESDGSHHSVYEANVDHLDVDIDDGTIDVSVHVREDAAQRFSRIWSDIRES